The Geomonas agri genome contains the following window.
TCCGGTGGTGTCGTCGGAGAAGCAGGGGTTGAGGTCGTGCAGGGTAAAGCCCAGGCCCTCCACCGCATCGATCACCTCACGGAAAAGAGGCTCTCCGTCGTACAGCGGGTGCAAGGAGAGTTCGAGCTGCACGCCGAGCACCTGGGACAGCACCCCTTCCGCCCCTCGCAGCACGGGGAGTTCGTAGCCCTGCACATCGATCTTGAGGAAGACCCTGTCGCCGGGTGAGAGGTACGACTGCACGGCGTCGTCAAGCCGGTGCATGGGCACCTTCTCCACGGCCACGGTCCTGACGCTGGGCTCCGCCTGCAGGTGAGCTTCGGAAACGGAGAGCAGCGAACTGCTTTCCAGGTTGGCGGACACCTTGATCTCGACCTCGCCCGTGCTATCCCCAAGGGCCTGCCGCGGCGCCACGGTGAGTTCCGGGTCCCTGCGGGCGAGCTCGGCGAGAGCGGCATGGGCCTCGCGCAAGGGATCGAAACAGATGATCCTGCCCTGGTAGCCAATGGAACGGAGGTGCCGTGCAAATTGACCGGTATTAGCGCCGACGTCCAGCACCGT
Protein-coding sequences here:
- a CDS encoding FkbM family methyltransferase codes for the protein MDFAFLVKRLARALGVDIRAYRPARSEAARLARMLEQHRIDTVLDVGANTGQFARHLRSIGYQGRIICFDPLREAHAALAELARRDPELTVAPRQALGDSTGEVEIKVSANLESSSLLSVSEAHLQAEPSVRTVAVEKVPMHRLDDAVQSYLSPGDRVFLKIDVQGYELPVLRGAEGVLSQVLGVQLELSLHPLYDGEPLFREVIDAVEGLGFTLHDLNPCFSDDTTGRTYQVDGVFFRNEAP